Part of the Triticum aestivum cultivar Chinese Spring chromosome 4D, IWGSC CS RefSeq v2.1, whole genome shotgun sequence genome is shown below.
CGGGGCCAGGAGGCGCGGGGCGCGCCCGCGACCGCGCAGGCGGGAGGGCCCGGCTTCTCCTATGATGTCGCCGACGGGGAGCCCACGGGCGGCGCGCTTGAAGGCGCCGATCACGTCGTTGAACCGCTTGCCCCTCCAAAATCGGTGGCGGTTCCTCCGGTTGAACCGCCCACCAGGGTGCGCGCTCAGCTCGGCGTTCGTTGCCGGCGGGCCCTGCATGGGGTAGCCGTCGGCGGAGATCCTTCACGGCCACGGCACCTTCGCCGCCGGCGGCACGAACAGGCCGAACCGGAAGAGATCTTCCGTCTGCCCTTGTGTCAGGCTCGAAGGCCAGACGCCGCCCGGTGCCGCGCCGTCGCTGTCCGAGTCGCTCGACCCCATTTTTGCAGGCCGGTGGAGATGACGCAGCGGTGGGGGCGAGAGAGGGGTGAGATGGATGGGCGGTGTGGACGACGGGCGGTGTGGGCAGGGCGGGCGCGACGGGAGTAGATTTTATAGCCGGCGGGCGCGGAGCGGGTGCGGGGAGGGGCATTAACGACGGTAGGTGAGAGGCGCGGCAGGCGAGGAGCCGGCAGGCGGTGGCGTGCGGCAGGCGGGGATCCAGCAGACTGGAAAAAAAACCAACCGTCCAGACGCGACGGGAGTAAATGGACCTGTATTCGTATACGTATACGCTCGGGCATAATACCCTCTGTTATGAAGAGGTATTGGGCAATCTCAGCCGTCCTTGTGTTAGAGGGGGTCTACCGAAGCGGAAGTGATATTTTTTTTGGATGTATTACGCATAAAAAATCACTTAAATCGAAAGCTATTATTTTCAAAAGTAAGTGTGTGTGAACGAAGAGTATGCATGTAGATGTTGTTAGCCTTCCCCTTGACTTGGATTTGGGTGCTTCGAGTTGGGAAAACTTgactctcaaatatttttcctaAAATCTTGAGATTATTAAACAAACCTttaaattgaagaaaaaaattagtcATTTAAGAAACTCCCCATTTCATATTCTCATTACAACTCTTTGTGGTGTGATATATCACATCCTAACAATCTTCAACTAATTCTAACCTTGCTTCCTGGAAAAGTATAAATAAAAGCTGAAgaaggagcagcagcagtagcagatatCCAATACAAATAAAATGCACGGACGGGACATTCATCTGGAGAGTGGCCATGTTTCCAGACATCGCAATCCGCTACCAAACTTGTAAACGATACCATGGCGAAGCGTCAcggcggcaacctctttgccgtaatGCAGCCTTGCGACTAAATTTTGATTATTTGACGACCATAGCAGTGCTTCATGGAGCTCCCCTTCCTTCCAGCGGATGTCGACGGTCACATCACCGCGGGCCTTCAGCCCTTTGACACTGCCCATGGGCCACTTGTCTCGCGGCAGAGCGGGGAGCAAGTAGAGGTCACTCTGTGTGCTCTGGATCAACATCTCGGCAATGGCAGCTGCAAATCTGTCAGAACAGAAAGTGCAGCATCAGAAATGCTTCTCCAGTTTCTAGAAAGACTCGGATCAGAATCAGATGCCATGGCAAGGCGTTGGGAGGTTGACGTACCCGAAGTTTGCGTCGATTTGGAATGGTGGGTGTGCTGTCCACAGATTGGTATACAGTCCTCCTTCAAACTCAACCTTACCACCAGGAGGAACCAGGGTGATCAGCTTTAGAACCATCCTGTATGCATTTTCACTGTTCAGAAGACGCGCCCACAAGGCCATTTTCCATGTAGTTGACCATCCGGGGCCATCTTCACCTGTCAAGTAGACGGGGGACTAACTTAGTACTACTTGATGAGAGAAATTGAGAAATAGTAGTCAGATGTGTTCAACTTATGAGCTGAGCTAACCTCTTTTATAAAGGCTATTGGCAACAGCTTCACAAACATCAGGGTCATTATCCATGGCTATAGTATGTCCAGGGTAAAGTCCAAAGAGATGCGACAGGTGCCTATGTTGGACTTCTGGGTCCTTAAAATCCAGTGCCTGCATTAACATGTATGACACAAATCATTTTACAACACAGAGTACGTAAAAACGGAGAAAAAAGGGCAGCTTAGTATGAGCACCTACCCATTCCATCACGGTACGATCTCTTGCAATTTGTATGGGAGGAAGTCTTGGGAGCGCTTTCTTGATTCTCTCAACCAAATCAATATCAGATTTTCCGAGAAGCTACACAATTGACCGGTTAAAGTACATACATGTGTAATTACTCCATGGTACTCAAATTAGTTACTACAAGTGACTGTCGCTTAATTACCTCCGCAGATTCAAGGACTGCAAGGAAAACCTCCCGGATGATTGAGATGTCCATCGTTGTCGAGAAACTCACGCTTGCGGGCTTACCATCAGGAGCTACGAAAGCATGCTCCGGAGAAGTTGAAGGATTGGTTTCCAGATAACCTCCAGGTCCTTCAATCAGCCAGTCAACCAGAAAGTTGGCACAGCCTTCCAGCAATGGATATGCCGTGTTTTCCAAAAAGTCCTGAAAAATATCTTACAAGACAGTAAATATTTCACACCTTCGAACCACCAAATAACTATTTTTCCTAACAAGTTTGAAGATTATTGTTTTAATTCTGTATGACCAAAGTTTGGGGTACAACAACATCACTGGAGAGTGAACTAAAATAAGAGAGTAGTACAACGATTTGGTGCCTACTTTGTCCATTGAAAACTGGTAGTGCTCCCATAGGTGTGTGCAAAGCCAGGCTCCACCCATAGGCCACACAGCATGCTTTGGATTCTTAAGGAACGCCGACGATTTTGCCCATATATCCGACACATGATGTGTTACCCATCCACCTGCTTGGTAATTGACCTGCCACAGTGACATAGCTCCCACGGTAAGTAAGCCAAAGGAAATAGGCTTCTGAAATTTAACTTCAATATTTCTACGAAATGGAATAAATGGCACTGATTGTTTGAACGGAACAGAGTACCAGATTTTACTGCAGCATGGTCCAAAGTACCGAGAAAAGAATAACATGAAGATATTACAGTATGACATATACATCTAGACTAACTTAACACTTTGTGCACAGTCACTTCTCGCACAAGTTGCAATAACTGTCAATATGTTGAACATGTTTCATCAGCTCCAATCCTGGGTAATCAGAGCCAGACTTACTTTTGCTGTTTCAGTCCCGTTAACCGCAAGTGATCCCAGGAAATCAAATAATGGTTCTTGGCATTCTCTAAGGTTGCAAGGAAGTGCTGGCCAGTAATTCATCTGTAGATTTATGTTCAGATGAGGAGCTGCACTGAAAAGAAAAGCAGGTAAAGTGTTCAACATATTGTGTTAATGTTGACCCTTGAAATTAAAGTTGAACTTGATCAGTCCAGAATTGCAATTGATCTATCAAATAAAAACAGTGTCCATATGTTCTttatattttatagaatttattaCACACAGTAACTTATATGAGGGGGGTGCTAGCTAAATCAATAAAAAAACAGGCCAAAACAGCATACAGAATTATAAATACTACAGTACCGCTTGGAAGTCAGTAACCAGCCTGTTACTTCAGATATTTAATCCATATATAGAGATCAAGCCGTACTAATTATAGCTAGAGTTTGTGTACTACAGGAATAGAGGATTCATGAAAATAACATCATAAATTTGAGTACGTAAGTACTTCCAACAATACAATACTACATTCATATAGTACACATTATGTACCCTGCAATGACTACATTAAATACTTCTGACTTAGCATAGAACCAACTGAAAAAAATTTAGAAAACTAAGATCAACAAATGAACGTTTGAGGCAATAGAAAAATAATAAGGCACAGAAAGCTCTTACTCCCACTCAGGTGCAATATCTTGGCTCCAGATTCCTTGCAGATTAGAAACCTGAGTTCCAGGCCGAGAACAGGAAATGAGGAGATAGCGACCATACTGAAATAAGAGTTCAACCAGAGAAGGATCCTCATCACTACTAAAACTTTTCACCCTATCCGCTGATGCCCTGATGTCTTCAGAAACTTGTTCTGGTCTATCTTTCCGAGTCACCAAAGAGCATGCGTCGTTCAATCCTCGTGAAAGTTGCAAGGTCACGCGGTTAAAAAGGCTCTGATAATCATCCAAATGGGCTGCTTTAAGTTGATCAAATGTGAAGTTCCTGCTGTTATTCAGTGTACTGAGAGCTAGAGATGTGGGGTCTAGTTTAGAGTCTGCAGGATTAACAAGTGGCCCATCAAAAGAGGATGCAGCGGCaactatgaaaacaacccaatctgCACTGTCAAGCTTCAACTTTTGGTCATTCTGCACTGTAACTTTTGCCGCGCTCCCACCCATCTGCAATCCCAGAGCAGCTGTAAACTTAATGCCAGTTGCATTATCGCCGCCGTTTTCTCTCATCGCAGGCCTCTGACCTGGACATATACCTTCCATGATCATCTCGTTTTCATTGGTTACAGTGACGCTGTGGCTTAACTGACTGCTTAAGG
Proteins encoded:
- the LOC123100592 gene encoding alpha-L-fucosidase 2-like; its protein translation is MDMDGPDGWVWVRRPAEEEAWQPWTSEERPLKVVFSSPAEYFTDAAPIGNGSLGAMVWGGVSSDKLQLNHDTLWTGVPGNYTDPKGPGVLAEVRQLVDQGRFADATASAKGLFGGQSEVYQPLGDLNIEFSTSDGVYDSYKRELDLHTATALVTYNIGGVQYTREHFCSNPHQVIVTRFSASTPGHVSCTLSLSSQLSHSVTVTNENEMIMEGICPGQRPAMRENGGDNATGIKFTAALGLQMGGSAAKVTVQNDQKLKLDSADWVVFIVAAASSFDGPLVNPADSKLDPTSLALSTLNNSRNFTFDQLKAAHLDDYQSLFNRVTLQLSRGLNDACSLVTRKDRPEQVSEDIRASADRVKSFSSDEDPSLVELLFQYGRYLLISCSRPGTQVSNLQGIWSQDIAPEWDAAPHLNINLQMNYWPALPCNLRECQEPLFDFLGSLAVNGTETAKVNYQAGGWVTHHVSDIWAKSSAFLKNPKHAVWPMGGAWLCTHLWEHYQFSMDKDFLENTAYPLLEGCANFLVDWLIEGPGGYLETNPSTSPEHAFVAPDGKPASVSFSTTMDISIIREVFLAVLESAELLGKSDIDLVERIKKALPRLPPIQIARDRTVMEWALDFKDPEVQHRHLSHLFGLYPGHTIAMDNDPDVCEAVANSLYKRGEDGPGWSTTWKMALWARLLNSENAYRMVLKLITLVPPGGKVEFEGGLYTNLWTAHPPFQIDANFGFAAAIAEMLIQSTQSDLYLLPALPRDKWPMGSVKGLKARGDVTVDIRWKEGELHEALLWSSNNQNLVARLHYGKEVAAVTLRHGIVYKFGSGLRCLETWPLSR